A stretch of the uncultured Trichococcus sp. genome encodes the following:
- a CDS encoding aminotransferase class IV yields MQIFLNDAYLEEDAALISPLSPGFMYGYGVFETIRVSGKQALFLDQHYARMVQALLVLGMTCPYQENELQPIIEKLLGLNGVSEGFVKVVCSKPAPKKQPQQEADILILTGTKTYKVEYATGLKVRLADARRNEFSKIVGIKSMNYAENILEKEAAVQKGFDEAIFLNTHDHVSEGCVSNVFWVKDGIVYTPSLHCGILEGTARARIIKKCAALQIPLQEGAYVLEELLSADEVFVTNALMDVMPVSLLEDRHFDLGAYQVVPQLRGNGR; encoded by the coding sequence ATGCAAATATTTTTGAACGATGCCTATCTTGAGGAAGATGCAGCATTGATCAGCCCACTGTCCCCGGGTTTCATGTACGGATACGGGGTTTTTGAGACGATCCGTGTCTCCGGTAAACAAGCGTTGTTTCTGGACCAGCATTACGCTCGCATGGTCCAGGCGCTGTTGGTTCTGGGGATGACTTGCCCTTATCAGGAAAACGAGCTCCAGCCGATCATCGAAAAATTGCTGGGGCTGAATGGCGTTTCCGAAGGCTTCGTAAAGGTCGTCTGCAGCAAACCAGCCCCGAAAAAACAGCCGCAGCAGGAAGCGGATATCCTGATCTTGACAGGGACTAAAACCTATAAAGTGGAATATGCGACAGGCTTGAAAGTGCGCTTGGCCGATGCGAGAAGGAACGAATTCTCGAAAATTGTCGGCATCAAAAGTATGAACTATGCGGAAAACATTCTGGAAAAGGAAGCAGCCGTTCAGAAAGGCTTTGATGAAGCCATCTTTTTGAACACGCATGACCATGTTTCCGAGGGATGCGTTTCGAATGTTTTTTGGGTGAAGGACGGAATCGTATACACCCCGTCGCTGCACTGCGGCATCCTGGAAGGGACGGCTAGAGCGCGGATAATCAAGAAATGCGCTGCATTACAGATTCCGCTCCAAGAAGGAGCGTACGTTCTGGAGGAACTTTTGAGTGCGGATGAAGTATTCGTCACCAATGCCTTGATGGATGTCATGCCGGTGAGTCTTCTGGAGGACCGACACTTCGACCTCGGGGCCTACCAAGTGGTGCCCCAGCTCCGGGGAAACGGGCGCTAA
- a CDS encoding molybdopterin-dependent oxidoreductase encodes MEKAGTVAVKGRYASRIPSKYLILLLSLLLFGCGTSNDGDTRGTDLEELTKIEVTEYEGKDLSSLTDFRENSIKGPQYINVDVYTLTIDGLVEQPISLSYDEVLDNQKYTKVVTLHCVEGWSVDILWEGILLADLFEAVDVQESADTVIFHSEDGYSTALPLQTIMDRQLMIAYKMNGVVLPPERGFPFQLVAEDKLGYKWIKWITRIELSDEADYEGYWEQRGFDNEADVLQ; translated from the coding sequence ATGGAAAAGGCGGGGACAGTCGCAGTAAAGGGCCGCTATGCCAGTCGCATTCCCAGTAAATACCTGATTCTGTTGCTTAGTCTGTTGCTCTTTGGTTGCGGAACATCCAATGATGGCGATACAAGAGGCACTGATCTGGAAGAACTGACCAAAATCGAGGTGACCGAATACGAGGGGAAAGATTTATCTTCCTTGACCGATTTTCGGGAAAACTCCATCAAGGGCCCGCAATATATAAACGTCGATGTCTACACGCTGACGATCGATGGTTTGGTTGAGCAGCCGATTTCCTTGTCCTACGACGAAGTGCTGGATAACCAGAAGTACACGAAGGTTGTGACCTTGCATTGCGTGGAAGGATGGAGCGTCGATATCCTTTGGGAAGGGATCCTGCTTGCGGATCTATTCGAAGCAGTGGACGTTCAAGAAAGCGCCGATACGGTCATTTTTCATTCAGAGGATGGCTACAGTACCGCCTTGCCGTTGCAGACGATCATGGACAGGCAACTGATGATCGCCTACAAGATGAACGGTGTTGTCCTGCCGCCGGAAAGAGGCTTTCCGTTCCAACTGGTGGCGGAGGATAAACTGGGATACAAATGGATCAAATGGATCACCCGCATCGAACTGTCCGACGAAGCGGACTATGAGGGCTATTGGGAACAGCGGGGCTTTGACAATGAAGCGGATGTCCTGCAATAA
- a CDS encoding aspartate ammonia-lyase: MNMRIEADSIGTLAVPTEAYYGVQSSRAKENFSITGRNLHPELVKSLARIKKAAAVVNAQSGNLAVGKKDAIVQACDEIVAGYFQEAFIVDAIQGGAGTSANMNANEVIANRAIEILGGRKGDYRIVHPNDDVNLCQSTNDVFPTAGKMTVLKLLPELVAELEKLESALGDKAEAFGGVIKMGRTQMQDAVPTTLGRTFQAYQSFVKRDIRHLLGASEEMKSLNIGGTAIGNTINATPEYLENITAFVSKEAGIAFTQADDLFDATQNVDGFVRVSAAIKTAALNLSKMSNDLRLLSSGPRAGIGEINLPAKQNGSSIMPGKVNPVIPEVVSQVAFRVIGNDLTITMAAESGQLELNAFEPIIFHSLFESIDCLAHAVATLTANCITGIQANEMACYRQVEESAGIATALCPTIGYQKASAIAKESLETGKTVRELVLEKGLLTIAETDSILDLKHMAGIPAAMLLRDKAI; this comes from the coding sequence ATGAACATGAGAATTGAAGCAGACTCGATCGGAACGTTAGCAGTACCCACAGAAGCGTATTATGGTGTGCAATCGTCGCGCGCAAAGGAAAATTTTTCCATCACGGGCAGGAATCTGCATCCTGAATTGGTCAAAAGCTTGGCACGGATCAAGAAAGCCGCAGCTGTCGTAAACGCTCAATCGGGTAACCTGGCAGTCGGAAAAAAGGATGCGATTGTCCAAGCCTGCGACGAAATTGTGGCGGGATATTTTCAGGAAGCCTTCATCGTGGATGCCATCCAAGGCGGTGCCGGTACTTCAGCCAACATGAATGCCAACGAAGTCATCGCCAATCGGGCCATCGAAATATTGGGCGGGAGAAAGGGTGACTACCGTATCGTTCATCCGAATGACGATGTGAATCTTTGCCAGTCCACCAACGATGTCTTCCCGACAGCGGGTAAAATGACCGTCCTGAAGCTGCTGCCGGAGCTGGTTGCTGAACTGGAAAAGTTGGAGAGCGCATTGGGTGACAAGGCCGAAGCATTTGGCGGGGTCATCAAGATGGGGCGTACGCAAATGCAGGATGCGGTCCCGACCACGTTGGGGAGGACGTTCCAGGCTTATCAATCCTTCGTCAAAAGGGATATCCGCCACCTCTTGGGAGCTTCGGAAGAGATGAAGAGCCTCAATATCGGCGGGACCGCTATCGGCAATACCATCAATGCGACGCCGGAATACCTAGAGAACATCACAGCTTTTGTGAGCAAAGAAGCGGGGATTGCTTTCACACAGGCGGATGACCTTTTCGATGCTACCCAGAACGTAGATGGCTTCGTCAGGGTGTCGGCGGCAATCAAGACGGCGGCGTTGAACTTGTCGAAGATGAGCAATGATCTGCGCTTGTTGTCGAGCGGACCGAGGGCGGGTATCGGTGAAATCAATTTGCCTGCCAAGCAAAACGGCTCTTCGATCATGCCGGGAAAAGTGAATCCGGTGATACCCGAAGTCGTTTCGCAAGTCGCTTTCCGCGTAATCGGAAACGATTTGACCATCACGATGGCCGCCGAATCCGGCCAGCTGGAGCTGAACGCCTTCGAACCGATCATTTTCCATTCGCTGTTTGAATCAATCGACTGCTTGGCGCATGCGGTCGCCACGCTGACCGCCAATTGCATCACAGGGATCCAAGCCAATGAGATGGCCTGCTACAGACAGGTGGAGGAGAGCGCCGGCATTGCGACCGCCCTTTGCCCGACAATCGGATACCAAAAAGCTAGCGCAATCGCCAAAGAATCCCTGGAGACAGGGAAAACAGTCAGGGAATTGGTACTTGAAAAAGGCTTGTTAACGATTGCGGAAACGGACAGCATCCTCGATCTGAAGCACATGGCTGGCATCCCAGCTGCGATGTTGCTGAGGGATAAAGCCATCTGA
- a CDS encoding NUDIX hydrolase, which translates to MEIRQLLADYSPFNEQEVKDRELMLRYLDQFDDLFKRENQFAHFTASSWVVNRDRTKVLMVYHNIYRSWSWIGGHMDGETDFLATAIRETKEETGIEQVQPVSQELFSLEILSVDGHVKNGKQVGTHVHLNLTYLLEADETQQTSVKPDENSGVAWMGLEEALTKCSEPYMKLIYAKLNDKLNRIQ; encoded by the coding sequence ATGGAAATCAGACAACTGCTTGCGGACTATTCTCCCTTTAATGAACAGGAAGTAAAAGATCGTGAGCTGATGCTTCGCTATCTGGATCAATTCGATGATTTGTTCAAGCGCGAGAATCAGTTCGCCCACTTCACCGCTTCGAGTTGGGTCGTCAATCGCGATCGTACCAAGGTGCTGATGGTTTACCATAACATCTACCGTTCTTGGTCCTGGATCGGCGGCCATATGGATGGCGAAACCGATTTTCTGGCGACAGCCATCCGGGAAACGAAGGAAGAGACCGGCATTGAACAGGTGCAGCCTGTATCGCAGGAACTCTTTTCGCTCGAAATATTGAGTGTGGACGGGCACGTCAAAAACGGCAAACAGGTAGGGACGCATGTGCATCTGAACCTGACTTACCTGCTGGAAGCGGACGAAACGCAACAGACGAGCGTCAAACCAGACGAAAACAGTGGCGTCGCCTGGATGGGATTGGAAGAGGCGCTCACCAAGTGCAGCGAGCCCTACATGAAGCTTATTTACGCCAAGCTGAACGATAAATTGAACAGAATACAATAG
- a CDS encoding aminodeoxychorismate/anthranilate synthase component II produces the protein MILVIDNYDSFTYNLVQYLKQLDETVVVKRNDKITIEEIAALDPLMILISPGPKTPNEAGISLAVVRHFAEAIPILGICLGHQTIAELFGAEIVKAKEPVHGKVHAIQHTGKGVFQGLKNPLNVTRYHSLIVANGSLPEALEVTAWTEAGEIMGFLHREELIEGVQFHPEAILTEHGLDMLRNFYGRAQKKREGVIFDEKKSD, from the coding sequence ATGATACTTGTAATAGATAATTATGACTCCTTTACCTACAATCTTGTCCAATATCTGAAGCAATTGGATGAGACTGTTGTGGTGAAACGGAACGATAAAATAACAATCGAAGAGATAGCGGCACTGGATCCGCTGATGATCCTGATTTCTCCGGGTCCGAAGACACCAAATGAAGCGGGCATCAGTCTGGCTGTCGTCAGACATTTCGCAGAAGCCATCCCGATTCTGGGCATCTGCTTGGGGCACCAAACGATTGCAGAGCTGTTCGGCGCGGAAATCGTGAAGGCGAAAGAGCCTGTCCATGGCAAGGTGCATGCCATCCAACACACTGGCAAAGGCGTCTTTCAAGGCTTGAAAAACCCGCTGAATGTCACAAGATACCATTCCCTGATCGTGGCAAATGGGAGCCTGCCGGAAGCGCTGGAAGTCACAGCATGGACAGAAGCTGGTGAAATTATGGGCTTTCTTCACCGGGAAGAGCTGATTGAGGGGGTCCAGTTCCATCCCGAGGCGATCCTGACGGAACACGGCTTGGATATGTTGCGCAACTTTTATGGGCGCGCCCAAAAAAAGCGGGAAGGGGTGATTTTCGATGAAAAAAAGAGCGACTGA
- a CDS encoding ATP-binding protein — translation MEKCDQIERSLIKKYRKPLWRPFIKAIQEYDLIQNGDKIAVCISGGKDSMLLAKLMQELQRHGPLRFELVFLAMNPGYSEQNQQQILENAALMDIPLTVFESSIFDVVDNVDSSPCYLCARMRRGNLYQKAQEIGCNKIALGHHFDDVIETILMNMFYGGTIETMMPKLHSRNFAGMELIRPLYHVKEADIIGWKDYHQLTFLQCACRFTEMYENQPSDLGGFKRKEVKALIGQLRETSPLIDANIFQSVQSVNLEKIISCRDGDGRHHFLEKYAEGAERPQPDMVE, via the coding sequence ATGGAAAAATGCGACCAAATCGAAAGAAGCCTCATCAAAAAATACCGGAAACCCTTGTGGCGGCCCTTCATCAAAGCGATCCAGGAATATGACCTGATCCAGAACGGCGACAAGATAGCCGTCTGCATCTCCGGCGGGAAAGATTCGATGCTGCTGGCCAAACTGATGCAGGAACTGCAACGGCATGGTCCGCTCCGGTTCGAGCTGGTCTTTTTGGCGATGAATCCGGGCTACAGCGAACAGAACCAGCAACAGATTTTGGAAAATGCCGCATTGATGGACATCCCGCTGACCGTTTTTGAGTCCTCCATTTTCGATGTCGTGGATAATGTCGATTCATCCCCTTGCTATCTTTGCGCGCGCATGCGCAGGGGCAACCTGTACCAAAAAGCCCAGGAAATCGGCTGCAACAAGATCGCTTTGGGCCATCATTTCGATGACGTCATCGAGACGATCCTGATGAATATGTTCTATGGCGGGACGATCGAGACGATGATGCCGAAACTGCACAGCCGGAACTTCGCAGGCATGGAACTGATCCGACCGCTTTATCATGTGAAGGAAGCGGATATCATTGGTTGGAAAGACTATCATCAACTGACTTTTCTCCAGTGCGCCTGCCGCTTCACGGAAATGTACGAAAATCAACCGAGCGATTTGGGAGGTTTTAAGCGCAAAGAGGTAAAGGCATTGATCGGGCAACTTCGCGAAACGAGTCCGCTTATCGATGCGAACATTTTTCAGAGTGTGCAGAGCGTGAACCTCGAAAAGATCATTTCCTGCCGCGATGGGGATGGAAGGCATCATTTTCTTGAAAAATACGCTGAGGGGGCTGAACGCCCGCAGCCGGATATGGTAGAATGA
- a CDS encoding LysR family transcriptional regulator, with product MTLKQLRYMLAVAQYKSINEAAKKCFISQPSLSNAIKDLEEEIGLELFIRTAKGITLTAEGSEFLKYAQQVIEQAELLEQRYLDKKPAKQLCSISTQHYAFAVSAFVNMIKKSGADEYKFTLRETRTHEIIEDVKSFQSEIGILYLDSFNRNALQKILRESQLEFHPLFEAEPHIFVSVRNPLAAKQSVTLADLEDYPYLSFEQGEHNSFYFSEEILSTVFHKKSILVSDRATLFNLVIGLDGYTISTGVLSEELNGTDIVSVPLDVEDRMVIGWIANKKAGISRQAAAYIKELKAVIRTYGN from the coding sequence ATGACCTTAAAACAATTAAGATATATGCTGGCGGTCGCCCAATACAAATCGATCAACGAAGCTGCCAAAAAATGCTTCATTTCCCAACCGAGCCTCTCGAACGCCATCAAGGACCTTGAGGAAGAAATCGGCCTGGAGTTGTTCATCCGGACCGCCAAAGGCATCACGCTGACTGCTGAAGGCAGCGAGTTCCTGAAGTATGCCCAGCAGGTGATCGAGCAAGCGGAATTGCTGGAACAGCGCTATCTCGACAAAAAACCGGCCAAACAATTATGTTCCATTTCGACTCAGCATTACGCATTCGCCGTCAGCGCGTTCGTGAACATGATCAAAAAAAGCGGAGCGGATGAATATAAATTCACACTGCGTGAGACGCGCACCCATGAAATCATCGAGGACGTCAAAAGTTTCCAGAGTGAAATCGGCATCCTCTATCTGGACTCGTTCAACCGCAATGCGCTCCAAAAAATTTTGCGGGAGAGCCAATTGGAGTTCCATCCTTTGTTCGAAGCGGAACCGCACATCTTTGTCAGCGTCCGTAATCCGTTGGCAGCGAAACAGAGCGTTACTTTGGCGGATCTCGAGGACTATCCTTACCTGTCGTTCGAGCAGGGCGAGCATAATTCCTTCTATTTTTCGGAGGAGATCCTCAGCACCGTCTTCCATAAAAAAAGCATCCTGGTCAGCGACCGGGCGACTTTGTTCAACCTGGTGATCGGCTTGGATGGCTACACCATCTCCACAGGTGTGCTTAGTGAAGAGTTGAATGGAACGGACATCGTTTCAGTGCCGTTGGATGTCGAGGATCGGATGGTGATCGGTTGGATCGCCAACAAGAAAGCCGGGATCAGCCGGCAGGCAGCGGCCTATATCAAGGAACTGAAGGCAGTGATCCGGACCTATGGAAATTAA
- a CDS encoding DUF3159 domain-containing protein, with protein sequence MKTRIKEISEELKLVISGKTVDAVLPPLLFAVVNSRYQLTVASIMAIALALLLGIIRLARKQPLRYAMGGLVGVMFASAIAYFSNNAANYYLPKIVSSAMLVLAALVSLIMGKPMAALTSHLTRGWDLEWYWRKDVKPAYQEVTVIWLLFFLMRLALQLILFRRGDVAELAWTNTLLGLPFTLAGLILSYLYGIWRLRNLKGPSVEEHREGKQQPWEGQTRGF encoded by the coding sequence TTGAAAACCAGAATCAAGGAAATTTCGGAAGAACTGAAATTGGTTATCTCAGGGAAGACGGTCGATGCTGTATTGCCGCCCTTACTGTTTGCCGTGGTCAACAGCCGTTATCAGTTGACTGTCGCCAGTATTATGGCTATTGCTTTGGCTTTGCTGTTGGGCATCATCCGGTTGGCACGGAAGCAACCGTTGCGCTATGCAATGGGTGGTTTGGTCGGGGTTATGTTTGCCTCCGCAATCGCTTATTTTTCCAATAATGCCGCCAATTATTACTTGCCCAAAATAGTGTCCAGCGCCATGCTCGTATTGGCCGCGCTGGTGAGCCTCATTATGGGGAAACCGATGGCCGCTTTGACGAGCCATCTGACGCGCGGGTGGGATCTGGAATGGTATTGGCGTAAGGACGTGAAGCCGGCCTATCAGGAAGTGACGGTCATTTGGTTACTGTTTTTTCTGATGCGATTGGCTTTGCAGCTCATTCTTTTCCGACGCGGTGATGTTGCCGAGTTGGCTTGGACCAATACGCTCCTGGGACTTCCGTTCACGCTTGCTGGATTGATCCTCAGCTATCTCTACGGCATTTGGCGCCTCCGCAACCTGAAAGGGCCCAGCGTGGAAGAACACCGGGAAGGCAAGCAGCAGCCGTGGGAAGGGCAGACACGTGGTTTTTAG
- the metF gene encoding methylenetetrahydrofolate reductase [NAD(P)H], producing MKIRDMISKGEPTVSFEIFPPKSSYALETVFDTLTELKDLHPDFISVTYGAGGTAQSNTVEIASRIKKDFGIESIAHLTGCSSTKEGMKKTLASIKDSGIENILALRGDIPQEKLADKNWNPEYRYASELIDDIKAAGDFSIGAACYPEGHVDSINKVDDLKNLKKKMDHGADFMITQLFYDNDLFYQFKEKLELVGIEQPVIAGILPVLNIKQVKRIQEISGCNLPPKFLRILDRYEHDPASLQEAGIAYAVDQIIDLLSSGVDGVHIYTMNKPDATRRIMENISCVRKAVCRKEPQR from the coding sequence ATGAAGATTAGAGATATGATCAGCAAAGGGGAACCAACCGTTTCGTTTGAAATTTTTCCGCCGAAAAGCAGCTATGCCCTTGAAACGGTGTTCGACACCTTGACCGAATTGAAGGACCTGCATCCCGATTTCATTTCCGTGACGTACGGCGCCGGCGGGACCGCCCAAAGCAACACGGTCGAAATCGCATCGCGCATCAAAAAGGATTTCGGCATCGAATCGATTGCCCATTTGACCGGCTGCAGCTCGACAAAAGAGGGCATGAAAAAGACATTGGCATCGATCAAGGATAGCGGCATCGAAAATATTCTGGCTTTGCGTGGTGATATCCCACAGGAAAAATTGGCGGACAAGAATTGGAATCCGGAATACCGTTACGCTTCCGAGCTCATCGACGACATCAAAGCAGCAGGCGATTTTTCGATCGGAGCGGCCTGCTATCCGGAAGGACATGTCGATTCCATCAACAAAGTGGATGACCTGAAAAATCTGAAAAAGAAAATGGACCATGGCGCTGACTTCATGATCACGCAGCTTTTCTACGACAACGATCTTTTCTATCAGTTCAAGGAGAAATTGGAGCTTGTCGGCATTGAACAGCCTGTCATCGCAGGGATACTGCCGGTCCTGAACATCAAACAAGTGAAACGGATCCAGGAAATTTCCGGCTGCAACCTGCCGCCGAAATTCCTGCGGATACTCGACAGATACGAACACGATCCGGCATCGCTGCAGGAAGCCGGCATCGCTTATGCGGTCGATCAGATCATCGATCTGCTTTCTTCCGGGGTGGATGGCGTCCACATCTACACGATGAACAAGCCTGACGCGACAAGAAGAATCATGGAGAACATCTCCTGTGTCCGCAAGGCGGTCTGCAGAAAAGAGCCGCAAAGATGA
- the pabB gene encoding aminodeoxychorismate synthase component I, translating into MKKRATDIVIKEIVTGLSSFELFSLFRDRKHCFFLDSGMDPGKLGRYSFIGFDPELTLTAKAGVDPFEELKALLEDYQLDYTGELPFIGGAVGYFGYELRHQVERLPKEAHDDVQIPDSFFCIYDGAIVVDHLFGKVHLTSPGFFGNPEKWVAEVEKTIMAAEGMRFPLRALELASEARPKLTANMTKDYYLDAIARIKEYIRSGDIYQVNMTQRFQCRTEASPYELYTRLRDINPAPFAAYIDFGMGQLLSSSPERFLQIRNGKVQTRPIKGTRPRGATEQEDSANRQELLESEKDRAELLMIVDLMRNDLGRVCKTGSVKVTEMYHIEDYSTVFQLVSTVEGQLEEGIHALDCIKAAFPGGSITGAPKIRAMEVIDEIEPTQRNVYTGSIGYVGFNGDADLNIVIRTILQKGDTAYFQVGGGIVWDSDAEMEYEETLVKAKALIEALQAEFPMEEG; encoded by the coding sequence ATGAAAAAAAGAGCGACTGATATCGTGATCAAGGAAATCGTCACCGGGCTTTCGAGCTTCGAACTTTTTTCTTTGTTCCGCGACCGCAAGCATTGTTTTTTCCTTGACAGCGGGATGGATCCGGGGAAATTGGGACGCTATTCCTTCATCGGATTCGATCCCGAACTAACGTTGACTGCCAAAGCGGGCGTGGATCCTTTCGAAGAACTGAAAGCACTGCTGGAGGACTATCAGCTGGACTATACAGGGGAGCTCCCTTTCATCGGAGGAGCTGTCGGCTACTTCGGCTATGAACTGCGTCATCAAGTGGAACGGTTGCCGAAGGAAGCGCACGATGATGTCCAGATCCCGGACAGCTTCTTCTGCATTTATGACGGGGCGATTGTGGTGGACCACCTTTTTGGAAAAGTCCATCTTACCTCGCCGGGATTCTTCGGTAATCCGGAAAAGTGGGTGGCCGAGGTGGAAAAAACCATCATGGCTGCGGAGGGGATGAGATTCCCTCTCCGTGCCTTGGAGTTGGCCAGTGAAGCCAGACCAAAGCTCACCGCGAACATGACAAAAGACTATTATCTGGATGCAATCGCGCGCATCAAGGAGTATATCCGGTCCGGAGACATCTATCAGGTCAACATGACCCAACGCTTCCAGTGCCGGACGGAAGCATCGCCCTACGAGCTGTACACGCGTTTGCGCGACATCAACCCGGCTCCATTCGCCGCCTACATCGACTTCGGAATGGGCCAGCTATTGAGCAGTTCGCCGGAACGGTTCCTGCAAATCCGCAACGGCAAGGTACAGACGCGGCCGATCAAAGGTACCCGGCCACGCGGCGCTACCGAGCAGGAGGATAGCGCCAATCGCCAAGAATTGCTGGAAAGCGAGAAGGACCGTGCCGAATTGCTTATGATCGTCGATCTTATGCGCAATGATTTGGGTCGGGTCTGCAAAACAGGCAGCGTCAAGGTAACGGAAATGTATCATATCGAAGACTACAGCACCGTTTTTCAGCTTGTTTCGACAGTCGAAGGGCAGTTGGAGGAAGGCATCCATGCGCTTGATTGCATCAAAGCCGCCTTCCCGGGTGGATCGATAACGGGTGCGCCGAAAATCAGGGCCATGGAAGTCATCGATGAAATCGAACCGACGCAACGCAACGTCTATACCGGATCGATCGGCTATGTCGGGTTCAACGGCGATGCCGATCTGAACATTGTCATCCGGACGATCCTCCAAAAGGGCGACACTGCCTATTTTCAGGTCGGCGGCGGTATCGTCTGGGATTCGGATGCGGAAATGGAATACGAAGAGACGCTTGTGAAGGCGAAGGCACTCATCGAAGCGCTGCAGGCGGAATTTCCAATGGAGGAGGGATGA
- a CDS encoding DUF6718 family protein, which yields MKFVVARTFKKNGSAAIAIDAVPSIFGYSEELEQRFGRKIEVLLLSGDSAEALEEAWPEYAPIAVTEDKESFERTIEEKVNRKK from the coding sequence ATGAAATTCGTAGTGGCAAGGACATTCAAAAAGAACGGCAGTGCGGCAATCGCAATCGATGCGGTTCCATCCATTTTTGGCTATTCGGAAGAATTGGAGCAACGATTCGGCCGGAAAATTGAGGTGCTTCTCCTGAGCGGGGATTCCGCGGAAGCCCTGGAAGAGGCGTGGCCGGAGTACGCACCGATCGCGGTGACAGAAGACAAAGAAAGCTTCGAACGCACGATAGAAGAAAAAGTCAACCGGAAAAAATAG
- a CDS encoding vitamin B12 dependent-methionine synthase activation domain-containing protein — MKTDLKLVAKYLGFGNKQPDERTRNDMEMIAAQFEQAITGKWTYGHYLLDHSVEGLITLEGTAVVLEGKSITRTLKRCKEVYIMVCTLGAQGDFIIERNKMMSPTLGMIADACASAFVETIADSCQQEIESQLPAGAALTFRYAPGYGDLPLATNKTLLGELQSDKRIGVHLTDSMLMTPRKSIVAILGVLEEGISKGKNHRCGNKSCSECELNDSCTARS; from the coding sequence ATGAAGACGGATCTGAAGCTGGTCGCGAAGTACCTTGGCTTCGGCAACAAACAACCGGACGAACGGACAAGGAACGACATGGAGATGATCGCCGCCCAGTTTGAGCAGGCTATCACCGGGAAATGGACTTATGGCCATTATCTTCTGGACCATTCGGTTGAAGGCTTGATCACGCTGGAGGGGACCGCTGTTGTGCTGGAAGGGAAAAGCATCACCCGCACGCTTAAGCGTTGCAAAGAAGTCTACATCATGGTCTGCACATTAGGCGCGCAAGGCGATTTCATCATCGAGCGCAATAAAATGATGTCGCCGACCTTGGGCATGATCGCTGATGCCTGTGCATCCGCATTCGTCGAGACGATCGCGGACAGTTGCCAGCAGGAAATCGAAAGCCAGCTGCCAGCGGGAGCCGCATTGACTTTCCGCTACGCGCCGGGATACGGAGATCTGCCTTTGGCCACCAACAAAACGCTGCTCGGGGAATTGCAGTCCGACAAGAGGATCGGAGTCCATCTGACGGATTCGATGCTGATGACGCCAAGAAAGTCGATCGTGGCGATTTTGGGCGTGCTGGAGGAAGGCATCTCCAAAGGCAAGAACCATCGCTGCGGGAATAAAAGCTGCAGCGAGTGCGAGCTGAACGACAGCTGCACGGCCAGAAGTTAA